The DNA window TAAGTTTGTGACATGATCATTGCAGGAGTCGATCCTTACCCAAGTTAGTTGCCCAGATTGCGCCGAAGAACTGTTTCACCGCCGGGCTGTACGCTCTCGCTGATGAGTTTCGCCCACAGATCGCCGGTGTTCGCAGAGTTCGACAACAACAGGATCCCGTCGCCGGTTTCCGGATACATGACAGCGATGCTTCGTGCGCCCACATCGGCCCCGGTATGCTGCAGCGCGTATCCGCCGCCATCGAGGTTCTGGATAATTTGCCATCCAAGGCCGAAAGGTATGCCATCTTCCTCGGAAGCGACCGGTGTTACCATGGCGCGTGCAAGTTCCGGGGAGAGGTCCATCCCGTCCATAACGTACACCATGAAGGTCGCATAATCGCGAGCGGAGGTCAGCAGGTTGTCGGCGGCGTTTGCTTGGGTGTGGGTCTCTCCGTCGAGCGGCTCGCCATCGCTGTCATGCGGCTGTGCGTACCGGGATCGGTCCACGCCATCGGCAAAAGTGAAATGGGTGTCTTTCATGCCGAGAGGGCCGAACAGCTGTTCTTGCGCCAGGACCTCCAGCGTTTTGCCGAATTTCGCCTTTAGGGCCCTGCGAAGATACTCCATTCCCTCGCCGGAATATTGCGTGCGCGCGCCGGGCTGAAACTGGAACCTCAGAACATTGTCATCCGCCAGATATCGCCAATTGGGAAATCCGGTGCGATGCGTAAGGACATGCCGCGCGGTCAGGACGCGCAATTCAGGCGCATCGGCCACATCTGGATCGACGTAATATCGCATCAGAGGTTCATCCAGGTCAAAAAGGCCTGCATCGACCAATTTCAGGGTTGTCATCGCTGTGACAGGCTTGGTCAGAGACGCGATGTTGTAGATCGTATCAAGCGGTGCGGCGACACCATCAGACAGTTCGCCAAACACCCGGATCTGCTGAATTTGGCCGCCCTTTATCCGCGCAAACGCCATCGAGGGGATGTCGAGCATCTCCATGGCCGCTTCAATATGCAGCTCGTTCTCGAACAGGGGTGAGCGATAACCGGCACTTTCGGCGCCGGAATGGTCATAGCTGAGCACGCGGTGCATCTTCCACGCCTCGCCTTCCAGCAACCACATCGTCGTGAAAGC is part of the Alteriqipengyuania halimionae genome and encodes:
- a CDS encoding serine hydrolase, whose amino-acid sequence is MIGKVGSLIATGALLALAAPTLAQELSTEDIEAAVLTMDDVVFDQGFNRCNIPAVEAVLSDDLEFYHDVGGIQDRDAFLKAFTSNICGDNPLKPIRRIVPDTQRVFPLYADGVLYGAIQEGDHNFYERADDGTETLAGSAAFTTMWLLEGEAWKMHRVLSYDHSGAESAGYRSPLFENELHIEAAMEMLDIPSMAFARIKGGQIQQIRVFGELSDGVAAPLDTIYNIASLTKPVTAMTTLKLVDAGLFDLDEPLMRYYVDPDVADAPELRVLTARHVLTHRTGFPNWRYLADDNVLRFQFQPGARTQYSGEGMEYLRRALKAKFGKTLEVLAQEQLFGPLGMKDTHFTFADGVDRSRYAQPHDSDGEPLDGETHTQANAADNLLTSARDYATFMVYVMDGMDLSPELARAMVTPVASEEDGIPFGLGWQIIQNLDGGGYALQHTGADVGARSIAVMYPETGDGILLLSNSANTGDLWAKLISESVQPGGETVLRRNLGN